The sequence ttttgttttaaaattagaTTCATTGGATTCTGACCCAATTGAATTCTCAATCTAAATCacatattattcaaatatttgagcctaactaataatatatatatatatatatattacctcaACCCTCAACATCTGCCTTTCTTCCTGGGTCCAATCAGCTATCATGTCCACAACATTTTGCAGTGAGGTTTCATCGTATAGTAAACCCACCTAACAATTCAAATGAAATCAAGATTGAAATTTTCAGAATTAACTGGAAAGTTAATAGGGTGAGAAAgattttagagaaagaaatataAGATAATTTAGGAGTTggcaaaaaagtaataataatgttGATCAAAATAAGGCAATTTACCCAAAAAGCTGGCAAAGCATATAAAAAGCTTATTGGCCCTGCATCAGCACCTCTCATCTCCAGGTATCTCCTAAACCTAACCTGAATAATATTGCACCAAAGATTAAAAaacatcaaatttatataagaGTACTAGTTGCTCTTTTTTCTTGAAACAGAGGAACAGAAACAgggcaaacaaaaataaaaaggaaataaattaatgCTTGTGATATACCTCAGTATATATTGTTCCCAAATGGTAATTCCAATCATTGATGGTTGGAAATTCACCAGGCAAACAATCAAGTTTTCCTTCCATGAAATCCTGCAGAAGAATACAGGTTCCGcgtattatatatgataattaatctCTCAGACTAATTATTATTAGCTTGATAATGTAAGAGGATTAGGAATATCTATATATGGATCCAAACCCGGAATGTTTTTCCATCGCATAAAATATGGTTATTTTTCCTACGAACATAGATCATTGGAACATCAAGTGCATAATCCACAAACTTCTCAAATCTGCGTATAAGTAGCATATAACATTAGTAGAATACTACAACAtggtaattaaaatattataacaatgTTTTCCTGCTAATCAATATGTACGTTGAATtaatatacccaaaaaaaaaagattaaaaaaaaaatgatgtataTTGAAACTTACCCAAATGACTcatcaaaaacaaaaggaaGCAGGCCTGTGCGAGAATCATCAGTTTCAGTCCAAATCTTGCTGTTTTACATGCAAAAATGTATGAAtcgttattgttatttattattattgtagaaGCTTATCACATGGAAGAGCAAATTAGTAATATTATTGAGCAAGAGAAAGACCAAAAACCTACCTTCTTTTGCTGAGATAACCATTTGGCTTGCCCTCGGTGAATGGTGAATTTGCAAATAAAGCAGTTGCTATCTGTTTGATTAATTTGAAACTGATTTACTTAGTTGCATGCATGGaattcagggaaaaaaaaaattatataattcacATTAAATCTACCTGAATGCTTTAGCATCACCAACCATGTTTATTAACTATTAGATCACTTcaatgattttgatttataaattcatttatagtttaatatggatttagtaaagttttaaaattttatttaagcaaaactataaatgtatttttaaattttaaacattaaagCGGTCTAACaactaataaaataagtttTGATAATAAAACCATTTAACTTGATCAGTATATTTTAACTTTAATAATATTGGTGGAATATGCACATGTTATTAAAGTTATGACATCCTGATTTGATcatgattgtatatatatatatatatatatgtatgtatgtacaaTATCAATGGAAGAACCAAAATTTCTCACAGGCTGCAACGCAAGACTAGCACGAAGTTTCTTGATCATGTCAGCTTCAGAACCGTAGTCCAAATTAACCTAACAGTAAACCCCGAGAATTTAAACttattatggaaaataaatagaGTACTTATCTAATTATTACTTGAATAATGAATGTATGTGATTAACTTCACATTTAAGGGCGAAATTCAACTCACTTGGATACTGCAGGTACGGTCTAACATATCGTTTCCAAGCGTTCCAACTTTAGGGAAGAAGCGCCTCATAACCTCATATCGTTCCTGACCCAAAATAATTAAGccaattcttaattaatcaagcatgctattaatatatatttacggCTATGaccatataaataattaaattgaaaacagaGAACATTGATATTAATTAGTACCTTGGGAATTTTAGGTATTTCTTCATACTTCCATTTGGGGTTGTAACCTATCCCTAAAAATCCAATTCCCATGTCTTTTGCCACCTCTTTAACCTGTACATAATCACAAGGACTAAGTATGAGAGTGACAAATAATTGCTACTTATGGTGTTTAATCAGTACAAATAtaattcttaaaagaaaaaacgttaatctaaattatatatatatagatatgtaaagtaataatttcaattACTCACTTGATAGATGTGTGTATCAATCTCAGCGAAAGCTTGATGCAGAGTTTCAACAGGTGCACCTCCAAACTCAATTTGACCACCAGCCTCTAGTGATATGCATTGTTGACCCTGATTTGCAATTTatgtatgataataataatctttaattaataaatcaacTTGATCAATACTACAaaaggaacaaaagaaaaagaaaaatagagtaTAAGGCTATAAGCCACAACAAACAGTCTACTTGTGGCTGTTTTTAGTTTATGCAAAAACTATTTAGTTTACTTCAATaagagagtttgttttttttttttcccacaaaaaaatgagagtgttTTTAATccggatatttttttttttctcggggAACAGCCCTGcctattttcaataaaaaaaaaaacaaaagaaaatttttggaataataaCTCTGGATTtattatgatatttataaaaaaatgtatcaGATTATATGATagcatttaattgatttattttttaatttatttatctatttaaaaattaatattttcatagttagtttatttaaatatatcaacaataatattttaatatatattatttaataaataaatttaaaaagtattttgatGCATGTGATATTACTATTTTGGAATTACCTTTTTGAGTGCAAAAATGTTGCCACCATCTATAATAGGATCCCAGCCAAATCTCTCAGCAATACCATATAGCAATTCTTTTATTTGGTCATATTTGATAGGACGTAAAGTTTCCACTTCAAAACCAAACTTCTCATGCTCTGTACCTATTCTGCTCCAGTCCATtcataatcacatataacaAAGTTaattaatgcacaaatatttcaTGCGTATCATAAAGTAAATATTTCATGTGTATCATAAAGTAGTAGTTATCATATGATAATAAGAGAATAATACCTCCATTGATCCTTGGGCTTGCATCCGGAGACAAAGTAATTAATGAGATCTTGTTTTGTGAGTGGTTTAGTGGGAGCTGCTGCGAAATCAGTGACAGTGGTCgaatatttgtcaaaaaatcctcctccattaatattttcttctttgctTTGGACATTTGTCTCCCTAcccattttcttctttgttttgaaGATTTATAGCTTTGAATTTCTCAGGATAAAACCTGCAATGTAGGTGTAGAAAA comes from Ziziphus jujuba cultivar Dongzao chromosome 6, ASM3175591v1 and encodes:
- the LOC107429881 gene encoding glutamate--cysteine ligase, chloroplastic-like, producing MGRETNVQSKEENINGGGFFDKYSTTVTDFAAAPTKPLTKQDLINYFVSGCKPKDQWRIGTEHEKFGFEVETLRPIKYDQIKELLYGIAERFGWDPIIDGGNIFALKKGQQCISLEAGGQIEFGGAPVETLHQAFAEIDTHIYQVKEVAKDMGIGFLGIGYNPKWKYEEIPKIPKERYEVMRRFFPKVGTLGNDMLDRTCSIQVNLDYGSEADMIKKLRASLALQPIATALFANSPFTEGKPNGYLSKRSKIWTETDDSRTGLLPFVFDESFGFEKFVDYALDVPMIYVRRKNNHILCDGKTFRDFMEGKLDCLPGEFPTINDWNYHLGTIYTEVRFRRYLEMRGADAGPISFLYALPAFWVGLLYDETSLQNVVDMIADWTQEERQMLRVEVPRTGLKTPFRGGLLREVAEVIVKWAKEGLKRRGLKESMFLDEIEEIAKTGETRAEKLLKMYHGKWEENVDKVYEHEELLY